The genome window CGACGCAGACATCTTTCCGTCGATCACCTTTCAGCCACAATTGATTGCACAACGGCTGGAAGCGAAATCGTATCTGCATAAAGGATTGACGTTGATCTTCCGCAACGAAGTCACCGGCGAAGATACGAAATACTACCACGAGGACGGGCTGCGAGCATATCTGACCAAGTTGCTCGCGGATGGGGAAAAAAAAGCCGTCATTTCGGAAGTGTTTATCCTCGATCGTGAAGACGACCCGCCGATGGAATGTGTCCTCACTTGGACCGAATCGCCGGAGGAAAATTTTTACACCTTCGTCAACGGCATTCCCACACCGTTCGGCGGCACCCACGAATCCGGACTCAAATCGGCCATCGTCAAAGCCGTGCGCAACTACATCAATGTCCACGACCTCACGCCCAAGGGGCTGCCGCTCACGGCGGAGGACACCCGTGAAGGCGTCACCGCCATTTTGAGCCTGTACTTGAAGCAGCCACAGTTTCAGGGACAGACGAAGGAAAAACTGGGGAACCCGGAAGTCTCCGGGCAAGTCGACGCCATCGTGCGCACGGCGCTAGAAAATTTCCTACTGCACAACCGTTCGCAAGCTGACGCCATCGTTCAACGCGTCATCTTAGCCGCGAGAGCACGAACCGCTTCACGCGCCGCCCTCGAAACCGTGCGTAGCAAAGGCTCGGTCTCTCATCGCCTTAATCTGCCCGGCAAGCTGGCGGACTGCGCTTCGACCAATCCAGAGACCAGCGAGCTGTTTATCGTGGAAGGCGACTCCGCTGGCGGCTCGGCCAAGCAAGGCCGCGATCGCGCGTTCCAGGCTATCCTGCCGCTGCGCGGCAAAGTGCTAAATACGGAACAGGCGTCGTTGAGTAAGGTGCTGACCAACAAAGAATTAAGCGACCTAGTGTCGGCTTTGGGCTGCGGCGTGAATAAAAGTTTCGATCTCGCCAAGCTGCGCTATCAGAAAATTTGTCTGCTGATGGACGCGGATTCGGACGGTAATCACATCTGCACCCTACTGCTGACCTTCTTCTACCGCCATCTGCCGGAGCTGATTCGCCAAGGCTATGTGTACATCGCTCGCCCTCCTCTCTATAAGATCGAGATCGGGAAGGAAATCCACTGGGCCATCGACGATGCGGAAAAGGATCGCATCCTGGCGCAGCGCAACGGGCACGCCGGCAAAGCCAACGTCCAACGCTTCAAAGGACTGGGCGAGATGAACCCGCCGACGCTGAAAGAAACCACCCTCGATCCGCGCTCACGCACGCTGCTGCGCGTTTCCATCGAAGATGCGGAGCGGACGGAACACGCCATCCAAACCCTCATGGGGAAAGACGTGCAGCCACGCTTTGAATTTATCATGCGTCATGCCCCAAACGTAGCAGAGATCGATGTCTAAATCGCCAATGGAGAGGGTTTGAGCGGCAAAATTTTTTCGCTTGCGTTGTCAGTTGCGTTCTGGTAGGGTTCCTGGGTCAATTGTTCAGTTGTCGATTGAGTTTGGTTCGAGAGAGATCAGGCCCCTGGAACCGTACTCATGGGTCTTGGGGCCTTTTTGTTTCTCTGGAGGTTTTCGTGGCGACGAAGTTATTTGTGGGCAATTTGTCATTCAACACAACAAGCGCCGATCTGGAATCGCTGTTCAGTCAGGCAGGCGCGGTCACGTCAGCAAATGTCATTACCGACAAGTTCACCGGACGTTCTCGGGGTTTTGGCTTTGTCGAGATGACCAATACCCAAGATGCCCAAGCGGCAATTGAACGGTTTAATGGTGCCGAAGTGCAAGGGCGCGCGCTGACCGTAAACGAAGCCAAGCCGCAGGAACGCACAGGCGGTGGCGGTGGCCGCCCGTTTGGCGGTGGCGGTGGCCGCGGCAGAGAGGGCGGCGGCGGCGGTGGCGGCGGCTGGAACAAGTCGGGTGGCGGCGGTGGTGGCGGCGGCGGTCGAGATCGCCGTTGGTAGGCATGCATCTTTTTCTGGGAAGCATCTGATCTTCCCGCATCTTTCTTCTCGAACCCTAAACGCCCCGCCAAGCAGTAGTGCCGCAGCGGGGCGTTTTCTTTTGCAGGAGGCAATATGCAACTGTTGCACACCATGATTCGGGTTGGGAATATGGACGAGTCGCTTAATTTCTATTGCGAAAAGCTCGGCATGAAACTGCTGCGCAAACAGGATTATCCGGGCGGCAAGTTCACGCTTGCGTTCGTCGGCTATGGCGAAGAAAAGAACAACACCGTGATCGAACTCACCCACAACTGGGACACCGCGAGCTACGAGCTTGGCAGCGGATTCGGTCATCTCGCCATCGGAGTTGGTGACATCTACAAGGTCTGTGCCGACCTCAAAACCAAAGGCGTCAAAGTCGTACGCGAACCGGGTCCCATGATGCATGGCGGCGCGGTGATCGCTTTCGTGGAAGATCCCAACGGCTATCGGGTCGAGCTGATCGACCTCAGCGGTCCGCGCGGCTAATAAGGAGCAGTGTCATGTTACAAGTCGCGAAAGATTCTCTCGATGTCGGTATTTTCGTCAGCGATATCCAGAAAAGCTTGGATTTCTACCAAGGGATTCTCGGACTAGAGAAGACCGAGGAGCTGAAAACCGGGTTCGGCACGTTGCACCGCCTGAAATTCGGCACGAGCGACATTAAGCTGATGGACCCTA of Deltaproteobacteria bacterium contains these proteins:
- a CDS encoding type IIA DNA topoisomerase subunit B; the encoded protein is MAGRSAAAVGTNYTAKDITVLEGLEPVRKRPGMYIGGVDSVGLHHLIWELVDNAVDEAMNGHASRIEVILHKDGSTVTVSDNGRGIPIDMHPKFKKPALELILTTLHAGGKFEGLNYSHSGGLHGVGASVVTALSDRLSARVRRGGVEWEQRFSRGRTMSELTQTGPARGSGTTMTFHPDADIFPSITFQPQLIAQRLEAKSYLHKGLTLIFRNEVTGEDTKYYHEDGLRAYLTKLLADGEKKAVISEVFILDREDDPPMECVLTWTESPEENFYTFVNGIPTPFGGTHESGLKSAIVKAVRNYINVHDLTPKGLPLTAEDTREGVTAILSLYLKQPQFQGQTKEKLGNPEVSGQVDAIVRTALENFLLHNRSQADAIVQRVILAARARTASRAALETVRSKGSVSHRLNLPGKLADCASTNPETSELFIVEGDSAGGSAKQGRDRAFQAILPLRGKVLNTEQASLSKVLTNKELSDLVSALGCGVNKSFDLAKLRYQKICLLMDADSDGNHICTLLLTFFYRHLPELIRQGYVYIARPPLYKIEIGKEIHWAIDDAEKDRILAQRNGHAGKANVQRFKGLGEMNPPTLKETTLDPRSRTLLRVSIEDAERTEHAIQTLMGKDVQPRFEFIMRHAPNVAEIDV
- a CDS encoding RNA-binding protein, which encodes MATKLFVGNLSFNTTSADLESLFSQAGAVTSANVITDKFTGRSRGFGFVEMTNTQDAQAAIERFNGAEVQGRALTVNEAKPQERTGGGGGRPFGGGGGRGREGGGGGGGGWNKSGGGGGGGGGRDRRW
- the gloA gene encoding lactoylglutathione lyase encodes the protein MQLLHTMIRVGNMDESLNFYCEKLGMKLLRKQDYPGGKFTLAFVGYGEEKNNTVIELTHNWDTASYELGSGFGHLAIGVGDIYKVCADLKTKGVKVVREPGPMMHGGAVIAFVEDPNGYRVELIDLSGPRG